Proteins co-encoded in one Arachis hypogaea cultivar Tifrunner chromosome 13, arahy.Tifrunner.gnm2.J5K5, whole genome shotgun sequence genomic window:
- the LOC112732779 gene encoding serine racemase-like isoform X1, which yields MEGESEIEKGKYAADISSIKEAHDRIKPFILKTPVMSSTSLNALSGRHLYFKCECFQKGGAFKFRGACNAVFSLDDEDASKGVVTHSSGNHAAALALAAKLRGIAAYIVIPKNAPTCKVENVKRYGGQVVWSEASVQSREEIANKVWQETGAIFVHPYNDGRILSGQGTISLELLEQVPQIDTLVVPISGGGLISGIALAAKSINPAIRIFAAEPKGADDAAQSKVAGRIITMAKTNTIADGLRAFLGDFTWPVVRDLVEEVITVEDSEIIKAMKLCFEILKVVVEPSGAIGLAAVLSDTFQKNLAWKDCKHIGIVVSGGNVDLGILWNSLNK from the exons ATGGAAGGAGAGAGCGAAATAGAAAAGGGGAAATATGCAGCTGATATTTCGTCCATAAAGGAAGCACATGACAGAATCAAACCATTTATTCTCAAGACTCCAGTTATGTCGTCCACCTCTCTCAATGCCTTATCGGGAAGGCACCTCTACTTTAAATGCGAATGTTTCCAGAAGGG TGGAGCCTTTAAATTTCGAGGTGCCTGCAATGCTGTTTTCTCGCTAGACGATGAAGATGCTTCTAAGGGAGTTGTAACACACAGCAG TGGAAACCATGCTGCAGCGTTGGCTTTGGCCGCGAAGCTACGGGGAATCGCTGCATATATTGTTATTCCTAAAAATGCTCCAACCTGCAAGGTTGAGAATGTAAAGAGATATGGGGGTCAAGTTGTCTGGTCTGAGGCTTCTGTGCAATCAAGGGAGGAAATTGCAAACAAAGTGTGGCAAGAAACTGGTGCTATCTTTGTTCATCCCTATAACGATGGCCGCATATTGAG TGGTCAGGGTACCATATCCTTGGAGCTTCTGGAACAAGTTCCACAAATAGATACTCTTGTAGTTCCCATAAGTG gTGGTGGTTTGATATCAGGAATAGCATTGGCTGCCAAGTCTATCAATCCTGCTATTCGTATTTTTGCTGCTGAACCTAAAGGGGCAGATGATGCTGCACAATCCAAAGTAGCCGGGAGGATAATAACGATGGCCAAGACAAATACTATAGCTGATGGCCTTCGAGCATTTCTTGGGGATTTCACATG GCCTGTAGTGCGAGATCTTGTCGAGGAAGTTATAACTGTGGAAGACAGTGAAATAATCAAAGCCATGAAACTTTGCTTTGAAATTCTTAAGGTTGTTGTTGAACCAAGTGGTGCAATTGGTCTTGCTGCTGTCCTATCTGATACTTTCCAGAAAAATCTTGCTTGGAAGGATTGCAAACATATCGGAATAGTAGTTTCAGGAGGGAATGTTGATCTGGGCATACTTTGGAATTCTTTGAACAAATGA
- the LOC112732779 gene encoding serine racemase-like isoform X2 → MTESNHLFSRLQLCRPPLSMPYREGTSTLNANVSRRGKISSPNEFQFQLFSCFHFILWFISGAFKFRGACNAVFSLDDEDASKGVVTHSSGNHAAALALAAKLRGIAAYIVIPKNAPTCKVENVKRYGGQVVWSEASVQSREEIANKVWQETGAIFVHPYNDGRILSGQGTISLELLEQVPQIDTLVVPISGGGLISGIALAAKSINPAIRIFAAEPKGADDAAQSKVAGRIITMAKTNTIADGLRAFLGDFTWPVVRDLVEEVITVEDSEIIKAMKLCFEILKVVVEPSGAIGLAAVLSDTFQKNLAWKDCKHIGIVVSGGNVDLGILWNSLNK, encoded by the exons ATGACAGAATCAAACCATTTATTCTCAAGACTCCAGTTATGTCGTCCACCTCTCTCAATGCCTTATCGGGAAGGCACCTCTACTTTAAATGCGAATGTTTCCAGAAGGGGTAAGATATCTAGTCCCAATGAATTCCAATTTCAACTGTTCTCTTGTTTTCACTTTATTCTATGGTTCATCAGTGGAGCCTTTAAATTTCGAGGTGCCTGCAATGCTGTTTTCTCGCTAGACGATGAAGATGCTTCTAAGGGAGTTGTAACACACAGCAG TGGAAACCATGCTGCAGCGTTGGCTTTGGCCGCGAAGCTACGGGGAATCGCTGCATATATTGTTATTCCTAAAAATGCTCCAACCTGCAAGGTTGAGAATGTAAAGAGATATGGGGGTCAAGTTGTCTGGTCTGAGGCTTCTGTGCAATCAAGGGAGGAAATTGCAAACAAAGTGTGGCAAGAAACTGGTGCTATCTTTGTTCATCCCTATAACGATGGCCGCATATTGAG TGGTCAGGGTACCATATCCTTGGAGCTTCTGGAACAAGTTCCACAAATAGATACTCTTGTAGTTCCCATAAGTG gTGGTGGTTTGATATCAGGAATAGCATTGGCTGCCAAGTCTATCAATCCTGCTATTCGTATTTTTGCTGCTGAACCTAAAGGGGCAGATGATGCTGCACAATCCAAAGTAGCCGGGAGGATAATAACGATGGCCAAGACAAATACTATAGCTGATGGCCTTCGAGCATTTCTTGGGGATTTCACATG GCCTGTAGTGCGAGATCTTGTCGAGGAAGTTATAACTGTGGAAGACAGTGAAATAATCAAAGCCATGAAACTTTGCTTTGAAATTCTTAAGGTTGTTGTTGAACCAAGTGGTGCAATTGGTCTTGCTGCTGTCCTATCTGATACTTTCCAGAAAAATCTTGCTTGGAAGGATTGCAAACATATCGGAATAGTAGTTTCAGGAGGGAATGTTGATCTGGGCATACTTTGGAATTCTTTGAACAAATGA
- the LOC112732780 gene encoding actin-depolymerizing factor 7 isoform X1, with protein sequence MANAASGMAVEDECKFRFLELKAKRIYRYIVFKIDGQQVVVEKLGGAGDSYDDFMASLPADECRYAVYDFDFTTDENCQKSKIFFIAWSPDSSKVRMKMVYASSKDRFKRELDGIQVELQATDPSEMSLDIVKARAI encoded by the exons ATG GCAAATGCAGCGTCTGGAATGGCTGTGGAGGATGAGTGCAAATTCAGGTTCCTGGAGCTTAAAGCAAAGAGGATCTACCGTTACATTGTGTTCAAAATTGACGGACAGCAGGTGGTGGTCGAGAAATTAGGGGGTGCTGGCGACAGTTATGATGACTTTATGGCCAGCCTGCCGGCTGATGAGTGCCGTTATGCTGTCTATGATTTTGATTTCACAACCGATGAGAATTGCCAGAAAAGCAAGATCTTCTTCATCGCATG GTCCCCAGATAGCTCAAAGGTGAGGATGAAGATGGTGTATGCTAGCTCCAAAGATAGATTCAAGAGAGAATTGGACGGCATACAAGTGGAATTGCAGGCAACCGATCCAAGCGAGATGAGCTTGGACATTGTGAAAGCTCGAGCCATCTAA
- the LOC112732782 gene encoding protein BCCIP homolog, whose product MPRRPRTHCQQPRTLPFTFSPFARALARMASPSMPKRQHQHSKFDEKPTPASKSSLKEKAKEYESSDEEFEGVVQADFSFFDPKPNDFHGVKTLLQTYLDDKEWDLSGFVDLILAQTTVGTVVKIEDDEDEGLFAVVSALNLWRYREQKCITEVKDFLLSKTRQEKGITDKLRLLLEEQARDIGLLVSQRVLNLPPQLLPHLYEALFDEVSWATEDEPTEDLRKSFQFKHYIILSKIYEHKNIVKKRKPSSDDDEAIIYVKPEDEIFHKLCSWSFCFPLRAQQLAPPELKNYRPMGLIMAVEAGKIPAFRQELGSLISET is encoded by the exons ATGCCCAGAAGGCCAAGAACACATTGCCAACAGCCCAGaactttgccatttacattctccCCTTTTGCTCGTGCTCTGGCTCGAATGGCCTCTCCTTCTATGCCCAAACGGCAACACCAACACTCCAAATTTGATGAAAAGCCTACACCTGCTA GTAAGTCCTCGTTAAAGGAGAAAGCCAAAGAATATGAGTCCTCTGATGAGGAGTTTGAA GGAGTTGTCCAAGCAGACTTTTCCTTTTTTGATCCTAAACCCAATGACTTTCATGGAGTGAAGACCTTGCTGCAAACATACCTGGATGATAAGGAATGGGATTTAAGTGGATTTGTAGATTTAATTTTGGCGCAGACTACAGTAGGCACTGTTGTAAAGATAGAGGATGATGAGGATGAAGGGCTTTTTGCTGTTGTTAGTGCTCTTAATTTGTGGAGATATAGG GAGCAAAAATGCATTACGGAAGTTAAGGACTTTCTCCTATCCAAAACACGCCAAGAGAAGGGCATTACTGATAAATTGAGGTTACTTTTGGAGGAACAAGCACGTGACATAGGTCTCTTGGTTTCACAGCGGGTGTTGAACCTTCCTCCGCAACTCTTGCCACACCTTTATGAAGCCCTTTTTGATGAGGTGTCATGGGCCACAGAAGATGAG CCAACAGAGGACCTCCGGAAGTCTTTCCAGTTTAAGCATTATATAATACTCAGCAAAATTTACGAG CACAAGAAtatagtaaagaaaagaaaaccaaGCTCCGACGATGATGAAGCAATAATTTATGTAAAGCCTGAGGATGAGATTTTCCATAAG TTGTGCTCATGGTCCTTCTGTTTTCCATTGCGAGCTCAGCAGCTTGCACCTCCTGAG CTAAAGAATTACAGGCCAATGGGATTAATCATGGCTGTTGAGGCAGGCAAAATTCCAGCATTTCGTCAAGAGTTAGGTTCTCTAATCAGTGAAACTTGA
- the LOC112732781 gene encoding probable LRR receptor-like serine/threonine-protein kinase At1g63430 isoform X2 encodes MNLYTSFLFLGLISTLSFVASDAVAKNEVSALQTFREAIFDDPHLVLSNWNTLVSDPCEWNGVLCNGPRDHVIKLNISGSALRGFLAPELGQITYLQELILHGNNLIGTIPKELGMLKSLKVLDLGLNQLSGPIPREIGNLTQAVKINLQSNGLTGRLPPELGNLKYLQELRLDRNKLQGPVPAGGSSDSTMHEISSFQGNCLQIKDIKQRTSVQCAGASPAQSHPVMNLKHRAAEHVSKHQRASKPSWLLALEIVTGVMVGCLFLIAIFTAYQRFNSKSSIIIPWKKSSSEKEHMTVYIESDVLKDVTKYSRQDLEVACEDFSNIIGSSPDSVVYKGTMKGGPEIAVISLCIKEEHWTGYLELYFQREVADLARLNHENTGKLLGYCRESNPFTRMLVFDYASNGTLYEHLHCYEEGCQLSWTRRMKVIIGIARGLKYLHTEIEPPFTISELNSNAVYLTEDFSPKLVDFESWKTILERSEKNSGSIGSQGSMCLLSNSVEARRLDTKGNIYGFAVLLLEIISGRPPYCKDKGYLVDWAREYLEIPEMMSSVVDPELKHYREDDLKVICEVVSQCINGDPNGRPSMRELCSILEGRIDTSISVDLKGSSLAWAELALSS; translated from the exons ATGAATCTATACACTTCATTTCTGTTTCTGGGTTTAATTTCCACGCTGTCTTTTGTAGCTTCTGATGCGGTGGCAAAAAATGAAG TTTCGGCGCTTCAAACCTTCAGAGAAGCTATCTTTGATGATCCACATCTTGTTTTGTCCAATTGGAATACCCTGGTTTCGGATCCTTGTGAGTGGAATGGTGTTTTGTGCAATGGACCTCGAGATCATGTCATCAAGCT AAACATATCAGGGTCAGCATTAAGAGGGTTTCTTGCACCAGAATTGGGGCAAATCACCTACTTGCAAGAACT AATCTTGCACGGAAACAATCTTATTGGAACAATACCAAAAGAATTGGGCATGTTGAAATCTCTCAAGGTGTTGGACTTGGGGTTGAATCAGTTATCAGGACCGATTCCTCGAGAAATTGGAAATTTGACCCAAGCAGtgaaaat AAACCTGCAGTCCAATGGGTTGACTGGTAGGCTACCCCCAGAGCTTGGAAATTTGAAATACCTTCAAGAACTTCGGTTGGATAGGAATAAGCTTCAAGGACCTGTTCCTGCTGGTGGAAGTTCTGATTCAACTATGCATGAGAT ATCAAGCTTTCAAGGGAATTGCCTTCAGATTAAAGACATAAAGCAGCGGACTTCTGTACAATGTG CTGGTGCTTCACCTGCCCAGAGCCATCCAGTAATGAACCTAAAGCATCGAGCTGCTGAACATGTGTCGAAGCATCAAAGAGCATCAAAACCTTCCTGGCTTTTGGCTCTAGAGATAGTGACGGGAGTCATGGTTGGTTGTCTCTTTTTGATTGCTATTTTCACGGCGTATCAGAGGTTTAACAGCAAATCATCTATCATCATTCCTTGGAAAAAATCTTCAAGCGAGAAAGAGCATATGACAGTATATATAG AATCTGATGTGTTGAAAGATGTGACGAAGTATAGCAGACAAGATCTTGAAGTGGCCTGCGAAGACTTCAGCAACATAATTGGTTCTTCACCAGATAGTGTGGTCTACAAGGGTACAATGAAAGGTGGACCTGAGATTGCTGTAATTTCCCTCTGCATTAAGGAAGAGCATTGGACGGGTTACCTTGAGCTCTATTTTCAGAGAGAG GTGGCAGACTTGGCAAGGTTGAATCATGAGAATACAGGAAAACTGCTAGGTTATTGTAGAGAGAGCAATCCTTTTACCAGGATGCTGGTTTTTGATTATGCTTCAAATGGGACACTCTATGAGCACCTACATTGCT ATGAAGAAGGGTGCCAATTGTCATGGACACGGCGTATGAAAGTTATTATAGGCATTGCTCGTGGACTCAAGTATTTGCACACGGAAATTGAACCACCATTCACTATCTCAGAGTTGAATTCCAATGCTGTATATCTTACAGAAGACTTTTCACCAAAG CTGGTCGATTTTGAAAGTTGGAAGACAATTCTTGAAAGATCAGAGAAGAATTCTGGTTCTATTGGCAGCCAGGGCTCCATGTGCCTTCTTTCAAATTCCGTGGAGGCACGTCGTCTTGACACCAAAGGAAACATATACGGCTTTGCAGTACTTCTATTGGAAATAATCAGCGGACGACCTCCATATTGCAAGGACAAAGGGTACTTGGTGGACTGG GCTAGGGAATATCTTGAGATACCGGAAATGATGTCAAGTGTGGTGGATCCAGAGTTAAAACATTACAGAGAAGACGACTTGAAAGTAATATGTGAGGTGGTATCGCAATGCATCAATGGCGACCCCAATGGCCGTCCGTCAATGCGGGAATTATGTAGCATTCTGGAGGGCAGAATTGACACTTCAATTAGCGTGGATCTCAAGGGATCATCTTTGGCTTGGGCTGAACTTGCCCTTTCATCTTAG
- the LOC112732781 gene encoding probable LRR receptor-like serine/threonine-protein kinase At1g63430 isoform X1 yields MNLYTSFLFLGLISTLSFVASDAVAKNEVSALQTFREAIFDDPHLVLSNWNTLVSDPCEWNGVLCNGPRDHVIKLNISGSALRGFLAPELGQITYLQELILHGNNLIGTIPKELGMLKSLKVLDLGLNQLSGPIPREIGNLTQAVKINLQSNGLTGRLPPELGNLKYLQELRLDRNKLQGPVPAGGSSDSTMHEMYASNVNLTGLCRTSQLKVADFSYNFFVGSLPKCLRVPRSSFQGNCLQIKDIKQRTSVQCAGASPAQSHPVMNLKHRAAEHVSKHQRASKPSWLLALEIVTGVMVGCLFLIAIFTAYQRFNSKSSIIIPWKKSSSEKEHMTVYIESDVLKDVTKYSRQDLEVACEDFSNIIGSSPDSVVYKGTMKGGPEIAVISLCIKEEHWTGYLELYFQREVADLARLNHENTGKLLGYCRESNPFTRMLVFDYASNGTLYEHLHCYEEGCQLSWTRRMKVIIGIARGLKYLHTEIEPPFTISELNSNAVYLTEDFSPKLVDFESWKTILERSEKNSGSIGSQGSMCLLSNSVEARRLDTKGNIYGFAVLLLEIISGRPPYCKDKGYLVDWAREYLEIPEMMSSVVDPELKHYREDDLKVICEVVSQCINGDPNGRPSMRELCSILEGRIDTSISVDLKGSSLAWAELALSS; encoded by the exons ATGAATCTATACACTTCATTTCTGTTTCTGGGTTTAATTTCCACGCTGTCTTTTGTAGCTTCTGATGCGGTGGCAAAAAATGAAG TTTCGGCGCTTCAAACCTTCAGAGAAGCTATCTTTGATGATCCACATCTTGTTTTGTCCAATTGGAATACCCTGGTTTCGGATCCTTGTGAGTGGAATGGTGTTTTGTGCAATGGACCTCGAGATCATGTCATCAAGCT AAACATATCAGGGTCAGCATTAAGAGGGTTTCTTGCACCAGAATTGGGGCAAATCACCTACTTGCAAGAACT AATCTTGCACGGAAACAATCTTATTGGAACAATACCAAAAGAATTGGGCATGTTGAAATCTCTCAAGGTGTTGGACTTGGGGTTGAATCAGTTATCAGGACCGATTCCTCGAGAAATTGGAAATTTGACCCAAGCAGtgaaaat AAACCTGCAGTCCAATGGGTTGACTGGTAGGCTACCCCCAGAGCTTGGAAATTTGAAATACCTTCAAGAACTTCGGTTGGATAGGAATAAGCTTCAAGGACCTGTTCCTGCTGGTGGAAGTTCTGATTCAACTATGCATGAGAT GTATGCCTCAAATGTGAATTTAACTGGCTTGTGTCGTACGTCTCAATTAAAAGTTGCAGATTTTTCATATAACTTCTTTGTTGGGAGCTTACCCAAATGTTTGCGTGTCCCAAG ATCAAGCTTTCAAGGGAATTGCCTTCAGATTAAAGACATAAAGCAGCGGACTTCTGTACAATGTG CTGGTGCTTCACCTGCCCAGAGCCATCCAGTAATGAACCTAAAGCATCGAGCTGCTGAACATGTGTCGAAGCATCAAAGAGCATCAAAACCTTCCTGGCTTTTGGCTCTAGAGATAGTGACGGGAGTCATGGTTGGTTGTCTCTTTTTGATTGCTATTTTCACGGCGTATCAGAGGTTTAACAGCAAATCATCTATCATCATTCCTTGGAAAAAATCTTCAAGCGAGAAAGAGCATATGACAGTATATATAG AATCTGATGTGTTGAAAGATGTGACGAAGTATAGCAGACAAGATCTTGAAGTGGCCTGCGAAGACTTCAGCAACATAATTGGTTCTTCACCAGATAGTGTGGTCTACAAGGGTACAATGAAAGGTGGACCTGAGATTGCTGTAATTTCCCTCTGCATTAAGGAAGAGCATTGGACGGGTTACCTTGAGCTCTATTTTCAGAGAGAG GTGGCAGACTTGGCAAGGTTGAATCATGAGAATACAGGAAAACTGCTAGGTTATTGTAGAGAGAGCAATCCTTTTACCAGGATGCTGGTTTTTGATTATGCTTCAAATGGGACACTCTATGAGCACCTACATTGCT ATGAAGAAGGGTGCCAATTGTCATGGACACGGCGTATGAAAGTTATTATAGGCATTGCTCGTGGACTCAAGTATTTGCACACGGAAATTGAACCACCATTCACTATCTCAGAGTTGAATTCCAATGCTGTATATCTTACAGAAGACTTTTCACCAAAG CTGGTCGATTTTGAAAGTTGGAAGACAATTCTTGAAAGATCAGAGAAGAATTCTGGTTCTATTGGCAGCCAGGGCTCCATGTGCCTTCTTTCAAATTCCGTGGAGGCACGTCGTCTTGACACCAAAGGAAACATATACGGCTTTGCAGTACTTCTATTGGAAATAATCAGCGGACGACCTCCATATTGCAAGGACAAAGGGTACTTGGTGGACTGG GCTAGGGAATATCTTGAGATACCGGAAATGATGTCAAGTGTGGTGGATCCAGAGTTAAAACATTACAGAGAAGACGACTTGAAAGTAATATGTGAGGTGGTATCGCAATGCATCAATGGCGACCCCAATGGCCGTCCGTCAATGCGGGAATTATGTAGCATTCTGGAGGGCAGAATTGACACTTCAATTAGCGTGGATCTCAAGGGATCATCTTTGGCTTGGGCTGAACTTGCCCTTTCATCTTAG